The genomic window GCCGGCCTGCGGCAGGATCTGCTCGTGCTCCAGCTGGTGCCGGGCCACCTCGTTACCGCCATGATCGAAAATCATGAAACGGGTGCTGGTGGTGCCCTGATCCACTGCCCCCACGAAGTCAGCCACGGTTAGCCTCCACGCTCGTCTCTTCTCTCGGTGCCGGGACGCGACCCGGCTCCGGCGGCTCCGCCGACGGCAGGAACCGCCCGATCAGAGTCTGATACAAACCGGCGCCCACGATGCCACCGATGATCGGCCCGACTATCGGGATCCAGAAGTAGAGGTACCCGTTCTGATCCCGGAACGCCCCCTCGTAGCCGGTCAGGAAGCTGGCGAGTCGCGGGCCGAAGTCACGGGCCGGGTTGATCGCGTACCCCGCGTTGGTGCCCCAGGCCATCCCGATCGCGACCACCAGCAGGCCGATCACCACCGGGCCGAGGTTGGCGGCGGGCGCCGTGTTGTCCAGGTCGGTCAGGGCGAGGATGACGAAGAGCAGGATGGCCGTACCGATGATCTGGTCCCGGAAAGCGCCCCACTCGCCGACCGGGAGCGTCCCGTTGCCCGGCAGCGTCGAGAAGACGCCCTGGGTCTTGATCGTCAGTTCAGGATCCGCGGCCCGCAGCACCTCGGCGTAGTTCCAGCGCACCAGCAGCGCGGCGACGAACGCGCCGAGCGTCTGGGCGAGTGCGTAGGGGGCCACCTTGCGCCAGGAGAAGCCCTTGAAGACGGCGAGCGCGATCGTCACCGCCGGGTTGAGGTGCGCGCCGCTGACCCGGGCCGCGACGTAGACGCCCAGCGTGACACCCAGGCCCCAGGCCCAGGCGATGCTGTCGTGGTCACCGATGCCGGCGGCGGCCACCTGCGCCACCACGCCCACACCGAAGAGAATCAGGATCATCGTGCCGGCGAACTCGGCGGCCAGTTCACCGGCGAGTCCTGGAACTTTGAGTCGTGGAGCCATGCTCCCTCCCTCTGTCGATGCCTGGGACGTTAGGGAGGTGGCCGGTACGGGGCAATGAACACCGGTCGGCATTGTCGAACATCAATC from Actinoplanes derwentensis includes these protein-coding regions:
- a CDS encoding MIP/aquaporin family protein produces the protein MAPRLKVPGLAGELAAEFAGTMILILFGVGVVAQVAAAGIGDHDSIAWAWGLGVTLGVYVAARVSGAHLNPAVTIALAVFKGFSWRKVAPYALAQTLGAFVAALLVRWNYAEVLRAADPELTIKTQGVFSTLPGNGTLPVGEWGAFRDQIIGTAILLFVILALTDLDNTAPAANLGPVVIGLLVVAIGMAWGTNAGYAINPARDFGPRLASFLTGYEGAFRDQNGYLYFWIPIVGPIIGGIVGAGLYQTLIGRFLPSAEPPEPGRVPAPREETSVEANRG